The Nitrogeniibacter aestuarii genome has a window encoding:
- a CDS encoding LysR substrate-binding domain-containing protein has product MIDLPINLLRTFVVVAETLNLTETARLLHKAPSTVSMQLNRLEALVANPLMQRGQHGVRLTSAGEQLTGHARKLLNLHDEIVGAFQHMDIGGKVRLGTHDQYASRTLAPLLEAFILKYPEAELEVFCDHRPDRLVDMLEGGKLDIALVEMLAGTEDGLRLRRDTLVWVCARNHDILSQPVLPLAVFEEGCYHRRYACRALDGAGIPWRVAFTSQSRTGVLAAVRAGIGVAIIPLHTVEDDLVVIDDALPALPDTEVSLFIGKQVNEATRRLEQIVVESPLFVRADRVEEADVRPGMASV; this is encoded by the coding sequence ATGATCGACCTGCCCATCAATCTGTTGCGGACCTTTGTCGTCGTAGCCGAAACGCTCAATCTGACCGAAACCGCACGCTTGCTGCACAAAGCACCGTCGACGGTCAGCATGCAGTTGAACAGGCTTGAAGCCTTGGTGGCGAATCCGCTGATGCAGCGCGGTCAGCACGGGGTGCGACTGACCTCCGCCGGAGAGCAACTGACCGGGCACGCCCGCAAGTTGCTGAACCTGCACGACGAAATCGTGGGCGCGTTTCAGCACATGGACATTGGCGGCAAAGTCCGCCTCGGCACCCACGATCAGTACGCCAGCCGCACGCTCGCGCCGCTGCTGGAGGCGTTCATCCTCAAGTACCCGGAGGCCGAGCTGGAGGTCTTCTGCGATCACCGCCCAGACCGGCTGGTCGATATGCTGGAGGGCGGCAAACTGGACATCGCACTGGTGGAAATGCTCGCCGGCACCGAAGACGGTTTGCGCCTGCGTCGCGATACCCTGGTCTGGGTCTGCGCCCGGAACCACGACATTCTGTCGCAACCCGTCTTGCCATTGGCCGTGTTTGAGGAAGGTTGTTACCACCGGCGCTACGCCTGTCGGGCACTTGATGGCGCCGGAATTCCATGGCGGGTTGCATTTACCAGTCAGAGTCGGACGGGGGTGCTCGCAGCAGTTCGAGCGGGTATTGGCGTCGCCATCATCCCGTTGCATACGGTCGAGGACGATCTGGTCGTGATTGATGACGCTCTGCCCGCGCTGCCCGATACCGAGGTCTCCCTTTTTATCGGCAAGCAGGTCAATGAAGCGACGCGGCGCCTGGAGCAGATTGTTGTGGAGAGTCCGCTGTTTGTGCGGGCTGATCGCGTCGAAGAAGCCGACGTCCGGCCTGGAATGGCATCAGTCTGA